The Stigmatopora argus isolate UIUO_Sarg chromosome 6, RoL_Sarg_1.0, whole genome shotgun sequence region AAGTTCTTGAGTTCCTCCAAATTAAACCTGTACTCTTGTGGAATTGagtcctctctctctcctacAAGCACTGCATCTTTCTCCTTATGTTTGTCCTccttttaaaaagatgaaatCTGTTAGTAAAAGGTAAATCCAGTAATAGTATACACAGACCAATTCAGAGTCACATAAAAGCCttcttaaaacaataaaatgcctTCCCAAACAGTCCGTTAGTGTGTTTCTTACTGAAACTATGTCCTCGGGTCTGAGTTTGGGAGGTTCTGGTAATGGTTCCGGTGCTGCCAATGTGTCACCGAGAGCTCCAAGAGCATCCAAAGACATATAGTCACTCTGATGGGACAACAAGAACTTCAGGAAGGGTTTCCTTCATGACTGATAGTAAAATGACAGAATTAGCATTTATgaagaaaattgtatttttgatcTTCAAGATGACCTCATCAGTCTTGAGGATCCCTTGTGGTGCCAACACTGGAGGGCAATCTGAGACCTGCACAAATACAACGTAAAGTTTGAAGACATGAAgacaaaaaattgatttaaaaatggacaTGTTTTACCTGAGGTTTTTTTATGgtgggaggaggaagaggcgcGTGAACACCGGCTGATTTTGTGGAAGTCAGTAAAACCTCAGCGGGCTGAAAACACACAACAGCATTAAGTGAATATACATCATCACAATCACCATGAAgtcccatttttttaacagaGCTTCCCTTTTAGTTCCACATGCCATGAATTGAGATAGAAAAAGTAATTCaaatggaagaagaaaaatacaacaaaacatTGATAGATGATTATCTGCAACCTGTGCTGGAGCATCTGAGAAATTCATGAAGTCTCCTGACAAAAGGTCCAATGCTTCATTGGTATTCATGGTGGGCTGCAAGAAACagatatggtaaaaaaaaaacttcaaaagaGAGTATAAAAAGTTGGGGATTAAACTTTTTTGGTGTGGTTTTAAGTAGTGCATGTTTTGATTCATTGCAATTGCATTAACATATTTGGTGTGAACATTCCATCCATTTAGGAATGTATTAggaatgataaaaaatatatatttataattaatgGGCGGCCCAATGGTTAGGTCGttgccctcacagttctggggtcaagggttcgatcccaggtgggtcctcactgtgtggaatttgcatgttctccccgggcttgtggcgggttttctccaggtacttcggtttcctcccacatcccaaaaacatgcttgctaagctgattgaacattctaaattgtacCTGGGTACATGCTTGAATGGttgtgcgtcttgtgtgtgttaTATAATTCATAACttcaaaaatgaatataaaaaaagctatgaTTTGAAGTTTTAACTaaccaaaatagtcacttgccctacaAAGGGTTCAAAGTCAATTGTTGTTGAAGTTACAATTTACTTTTTCTTGTTTAATTCATGTCTCAAACATTGAATTTTGCTCAgatcattttatatttattctcAAATTTTACTCCAAACTTAACGACATcccttgaagagatcctgtctCACCTGGGGTTTTGGAGCGGGTAATTTCTTAAGTTCTTCCTCGTTAAACCTGTACTCTGGTGCAATTGAGTCGTCTCGCTCCCCTACACGCACAGCATCTTTCTCCTTGTGTTTTTTCTCCtgttaagcaaaaaaaaaagtccattgaGTGCTACATCTATTGACTGGAAAGTTATGATTGTCGCAATCTTACCGAGACGATGTCTTCCGGTCTTAGCTTGGGGGATGCAGGTTTTGGTTTATCTTCTGGTAGAGTGTCACTGAGAGCACTGAGTGCATCCAGAGGCAAGGAGCCCCCCTGAGAAGAGACCAATAGATGGCGGTCCATTATTCTCGTATCAGGAGTTTGTGTATAAATGCTTTAATCAGTGGTTAAAGACGTTTAAATATGGGAGTATTGAGAATATCCAGTGAGTGACACTGACTCAGTCAAAGAACAAAGTCTAAATGCTTACCAGAGAAGAATTGAGTGGAGTGGAAGACACTGAGACAGTTGGAACAAAAGCAGATACGTCAGCTTTCTGAAAACattagagaaagaaaaaaaactgagtgcGTTAACAACTGCTTTTGTTATTGTGTTTGCTTTTATCTTTGACAGATATGCAGTGTACCTGTGTAGGAGCAGCTGAGAAGCTCAGCATGTCTTCTGACAGAATGTCCAGCGCCTCACTAGTATTCAAAGTGGGCTGTGGAGCGCagagtaatttaaaaatatatatatatatttaatttcaatGGCGATTTTAAGTGATGTCGTCTACCTGAGGTTTCGGAGCAGGCAGTTTCTTGAGTTCCTCCTTGTTAAACCTGTATTCTGGTGCAATTGAGTCATCCCGCTCCCCGACGCGCACAGCATCTTCCTCCTTGTGTTTATCCTCCTAAGAAATGAAAATGGATGCTTTTATTCTCAGAACCTTTGATGAGTCTAGTTTAGCATATAGCCAGGAGGCTTCTAAAATAGAGATATCTGCCTACCGAGACAATATCCTTAGGGTTCAGTTTGGGTTCTGGCGTGGGTTCCGGGGCTGCCAACATGTCACCAAGCGCACTGAGAGCACCCGGAGACATGACACCACCCTGAGGAAGGCATTTTTATCCATACTTAGTCTAGTAATATAGCTACTATAACCACAAAATGTCCATTTTGTGCACCCCCAAACAAATCAGCAGTAGAGCACTTTTGCAAATGAGTTAATTAATTCATCCTATGTATAAGATAGCGAAACGCAGCGCAATCGGAGTACTGTGTAATGAGTGCAGGAAAATATTCAAACAGACGCTGACCTTATCCGTTTTGGACTTTGTGTCAACTGCTGCATTCAGAGAGAGATCAGAAAAGGAGTCTTTAGCCACTTGGAGTTCTTTTACAGCAGTTGGAGGAGCCACATGAGTAGCTTTCTAACAtcagggaagggaagggaaaatgttaagaacGGTTGTAGGCATCACGGTGaaattatttggaaaaaaaacaaactataaacGTAATGATGGATTATGAGCAAAGCAGCCATTCATTTGCTTAGAAATTCGGATCCATCTTTTATGGAATTAATGCTACCTTACAAGAACTGAGGCAAATAGTAAGCAGTTGTACCTTAAATGGAGTTGCGGAAATACCAGCTGACAACGTAAAATTATCCACTTCCATTTTGGCTTTTTTATCCGCTGGCGGACAGACTGCTACACAAGGCTTGGGTGCGGGGGTGTcagttttctgcaaaaaacaccagtaaatgcaaatgaagtcatttaaaaaataagagatGAGGCCATAATAATAAATGTGAACATCTTTCTCTACCTTGAGTGGTGGTGCAATGCAACACGGTGCAGCAGATGAGGCAGTGGCATGGTCTTTTTCCTGAGTATATGCAAAATGGGATTTGTGAAAAAATGCTTGCCATATCTCTAACAACTTAGGTACCACACGCCACATTTTACACGTACGTGTCTGACCTGCAATTTGGGTGCAGTTGGAACCGTTGATGTCATGAAACCCGCTGAAAGGGAATCCAGGGCCTCTTCTGTGCTTAATGGTTTCTGCATAAAAATACACAGTCACTATTAGCTATGCACACGTTTTCTGCTATCAATAAAATGCATAGTCTGATAAAAGAGAATGATCCCGAGGTGATTTAAATCCTCCACTAGAGGGCATTTCAAACAGCACACAAACTAAAGAATAAAATGCGTTCAAGTGAAAACAAGCAAACGTCACAGTGAAGGAAAAGCACAGACACACCCATCAAATTCCACCAAGAGTGAACTTATTCTCTGATAAACTACCCGCAATTAGACATAAAAGATAAAACGGCTTAGATACGCACGCTCCAAAAACTCCCAATCTTAAAATTGTATCACAATGCTCGAAAGAAAAGGAGTTTGTTGAGACTGAAGAAAGGCATTTCTTAACTTGACTTGTAGATTAAATGTGGGTGTAAGGGTGAACGCATGATACACTCTCTAAGGAAAAGTACTGGGtcctgtatgtatatgtaagaAAATATGAAATCTGTTCAGGAATTAAGAGGCACAGATAATTGCAGCTCGCGGTAAATTCTATATGAATGTGTGTTGTAATACTTGTCCAATTTTGTATGTGAACGTTGGACAAGAGCCAACAAGATTGAGTAGGGAAGGTGAGGGTCCTCTGGGCAGTTAGCAAAGACAACATACAGCAAGACAATGCAACATTCCTCAAACTTGTGTGTCCTTTAACTGTGTCAACTCATTGAAAAGAGAacagtgatgaaaaaaataatagctaCTTACAGGAACATCTTTGGGTTTGACATCTGCAGGGAGCCCGGCCTAAAAATGAGTATTGAGGAGGTGGGAAAAAGGAAATTGAATGATTACTTGatgaaactgaaaaataagtaatttatttgttttcttaaaagaatGTCAAGTTTCTTTTTGTGTATATTGATAAGTGTTGTTTTTCAACACTAATATTAATTCATTGGTGGAGCTCAACGAATCAAAATATTGTGGAATTGAAAATTCATGAAGTGAAAGTTGTGTGTTTTGTAGATGCACTACACACAGGGGCTTTTTAATTAtacaaaaaaacactcattCACCCTCGCAACAAATTATAATGTTCACTTCTAAAAAAtactggattggacatctttcggCATCGATAGCAACCAATGCGTTCatacttgaaaaaaatacatcaacccAATCTTTTTTGAAGTGGAAGGCTTTAAAATTGGCCCTTAAATcttgaaataaaaaactgacCATATTTTCAAATCTGTAACCTGGAGGCAGTGTCTCCTCTCTTTCTCCACACTTTGGAGCTTCCTTAGATGTGGCGTCATGCTGGGACACATGCAACACACGGTTACGTAAAACCAGAGCCATGCTGCTTTTATCAGTGCATTCAATCTCCATCTGATCTCTTCAAAATCAACAGTGTGCAGTACCTCTTTGACCTCAGGCCCAGTGAAGATAGGTTCTCGAGGGGTAACCGGATCAACCGGTGGAAGTATACTGGCCAAGGCGTCAAATGGATCTACTGCAGGTCCCTGTACATGCCGATCAATTGAGCACACGCTTGCAAGCTACGTGCCAACATGCTTTGCAGAGGTTTTTGACAATTTACCTCTTTGGCTCCGATTGTTTCTACTGTGCGAGGAACTTCCACCTGCACCTGCAATCATGAATCTAAATCAATGCATGAACCGTCAATACATAAACGAATGTTCACTTATAGACAGTATATAGTAATCAACAACATTGGCCTTATAGTCCCAGAACTGTAAAAAAGTGATGAACAAGAGTGGATGACAGTTTTTTTAGATGAAGCTTCCACCAACTTATCAATATTTTGCAATGCCGATAGTGTCCCGGGGGAAATTGCGTCTTTTGCATTACATTCGGAAGTGGCAAtaaaaggaatttaaaaaaaatctatcagtgtgggttttctcagggtactctggtttcctcccacattccaaacacatgcatggtaggctgattagacattctgaattgccccgaggtatgagtgtgagcatgaatggttgtttgtctcctcgtgccctgcgattggctggccaccaattcagggtgtccccgcctctggctcgaagtcagctgggataggctccagcaccccctgcaaccctagtgaggataaagcaattcagaaaatgagatgagataatagaGATCAGCAAAAGTCCAAGCTGTAAAATAATGCCATCTTACTTCTTCAGAGTTGTCATCACCAACCAACACATGATTTTATGTAGCTTCCTAAAGCAAATCTATGACATCATCATCTACCTCATGTGTTTTTTACCAAAATCTGTACCAACATTGCAGATTGtttacaaccccccccccccaaaaaaaaaattaagaagcAGTTTTTGTTACAGGACACCTTATACAAATAGTGCACTATTCTTTCACTTCTGATTAagcaataattaataaatgtatATGCCATTGACAGTCAGAATTGGCCTTAAGGCAATCCATAATTATTTGAGGCCCATCATGGTACAAATGAGTTGGCCAGTTGACCAGTTAATCGGTCAAGTATACCTTGGCCGTGTTTTTTGGCGAGCCTTTAGATGTCGACATGGCAGCATTAGCTGCTGATGCTGTAGTCACTGCTGTTCCACTGGCAGCAAAAGAAGACTTTATAGTGGAGACAGGTCCCGTCTACAAACCAAATCATACCAATtactcccccaaaaaacacacattgTTAATTTAGTCAAAAGATCCAAAATGGCAGAAATGTCTCAGAATAACCTTAGATGCAAAAAGTGAACAGATGCAAACATCTATCAGCCATTCAACTCCAAGATACCTTCAATTACCCTCTGTATCATTTACAATGTCATGCTGACAACAATTGACCCAGCAGACGACATGTCAATAACAGTGGAGGTGGTGTTAGTCTACAAACCAAGGAGCAAGTGTTTACTGGATGCCGTGAGGTTATGTGTGTCAGCAGCTCAAAGGCTTGCGGGAAAGTGAATCCAGAAAGTGAAGACACACAGCTTTGACAAAGCTGAGACTACACACGCGAAAAGAAGAAGCCAGTGATTGGCATCAAGATAAGCGAGCAACACCAGAAAAGGAAAGCAGGAAATTCCTGTCACATTATAGCCGAGCTCCCGCTACCATCACCCAGTGTCTGTCTACCTGGGGTTTCACGTTAGGAACTCCCTGTCCTGCTGTCCCGATTGAAGTACTTCCTGATATCCCACCTTTTAGGGTCGTAACCCCGCCAGGTTTGGAAGCCATGGTAGATCCTGATGATGCTTTCTGAAAAGCATCAGGAGTGAAGATGTCCATCATCTGCCCTCATTGACATAAAGTACCTTCTGGCTCAAATCACTCAGCAAACTGATTTACCATATATATCAACAAAGCACATTAAGTAGGTGGTTCACTGGTCAAATAATTTCGACTTGGAGCTCATgacaacaattaaaaatgtatttcaattggGTTAATATCTTCCTAATGAAACTGGGCGTGACATCACAACTTTGTTCCCTTTTTGAAATTTAAGACATCACTCTCAAAACATCTGGCGGTGGAACAGGAAACACAACAACAATATTCCACATTGCCCACATAACATTAGAGTTAAAGGTCAtttagacaacaacaacaaaaaacagctcACTTTCAGTAGGAAATGGAGAAAGTGAGTTGAGATAAGAGCTTTGTGGTTTTTCAAAAGGAAATTTTGCTACCTCAAACTGAGAAGCCGTCCCAGTCGAGACTTGAGCTGCTGGTCTGGGTGTGGCCTGTTTGGGCTGCGActgcaaagacacacacacacacatacacacagacaagttagccaacatggaaaaaaatataaaaaagcaaaCTACACAAAACTGGAGTCATCGTTTGAAGAtcacaaagcaaaaaaagactGCAAGTTGTTTATTTAGGATTGAAGGAATGTGAAATCAAATAGAGTGAAAGTCAAGAACAAAACTAATACAGATGATaatatgtaaaaggaaataaaacaatCAGCAATTATGGTTGATTTGGGGGGGATTGCTCACTTAAGGTGAGACTGTTGCTTGCAGGcgtcacaaaacaaaacatctgtGACCCAGTTGTGTGATTATTGGGTGTGTCTGTTTTGTTGAACCACCCACAAAGATCACATTGAGGCACAAGGGACATATTTTTGTCTATCAAATCATTTTCATGTCGTAATATTATCTGTGTTGTTTTGATCACTTTTCCAAAACAACCATTTTGAAGGTAAAAGTTTCTTAAACAGCAGCTGATGTTAAACATGGCAGAGTCAGTCttaaacttggccaaaacattcaaatgaaatgtattctCACGCTCGCTTtacctcaacaacaacaaaccacgGCATTACTGCATATTGTGTCTCACATTCTGGTTTACTATGAAGAGAACAAGAAAAGCTGTGAAGACTGAATGATAATCAAGTGACCTCATAGAGCACCCAAGGCATCACACTACCGCTTGACTAGTCATGTGGCTGTGTTTTCAGCAGTAAATAATATTGTTGCTAAGTTACTACCAGACAATTGCAGACTGAAGTTGAGTGTGAAATGACTTCGCAATCTGGGATATTTTTATTATGATCAATCAGTTAACACTGAAGACAAGACCCTTTAGTTTGAATTTCCAATCATCTATTTTCTACTGCGGTTATCATGTTTAAGGTTGCAGGGTGCTGAAGTCAGCAGACTTTAAGTGAAAGGTTAACTAAACTCTGAACTGGTTGCTAGTCAGTCACAGGTCACATATTgcgcagacggacaaccattcacgccatCTTTAAATGGGAATTGATCATGTGAATGTGTTTTGTGAACTAAATTATACCCGGTTGGCACAAATTGGTAGCTAATTAAACTGCCTGTAATTGTATCGGAATTGCCAGCTTGTTAAACACTGTAAAAGTGCCCATTAGTCTTTGTTTTCCTGAAATGACATAATTTTCCTACCTGTTCGTACATTCTgaaagaaaagcacatttctctTTAAACACGTGGGATACAGGATGATTTTTGCGCTCTAAAATTCAATGGGAAGTTGCTTAACTGGATTGGGCGAGTCATTTGTTTTTCGGTCATATGAAGGCAGTGTACAACTGAAAACTTTTCATAATGTATGGAAACATTTGACCAATGCTATCTTGTAAGTGGTATATAGAAAGTCTTATAAGTGAAGGAATAATACTATAggcaaaaaatatttggagTCAAAATATTGATTCTTAGTGTAAACAGCATCTTAATCAAAAGGGAATCACAGTCCATCAACACTTCTTTAATCTCAAACGTAAACAACCACCTTCTAGTAGGTTATGCCCACATGTTATGCTTCACAAGCATGCTCACAGTAAACAACACAAAATGATTAAACAATACCTGAAATATCTTCTTAATACCCTGCTTTGATTTGCAGTGGATTTCTATATGGCCCTCAACACAATTGCCAAACACAATCCTTAGTTATGATGGTGGATGATGAACCGGTTCAGAACGCAACTCACAGCGCAGTGGGAAAAGTTCTTGTTTTCTTAAGTTGCGTGCCAGCATTGACTTTACTTCAAGATGGTTTAGGTAAAACATAATCAAAGTTGCTATAGCGATGAAGCTGGCATTTTAACCTTTATATATTTTAGCTTTACAAAACAACCTGTCACTGATTTACGTAAGTGCATTTGAGAACAATAGAAACTTTCCTCTTTCTGGTCATTTCAGGTGACTGCCTGCAGTTGAAGCACTCTATTTGACTCTTAaggcaataataaataaaaccaaaacCTTGCAATGGGACACAaggtgtgatttatttttaatcatcattTCACCATTATTAGTGATAAACTGACCAACATTTTCAAGCAAAAACTGTACAAACAACTTTGGTCAGTTAAGAACACCAACTTTTGCGGAAACCCAAAATAAAACCGtcttatattttttacatactATTCTaaagtcaacataaaaaaacaaaataccatATAAATCCATGATTTGTGCTCAGGTTTCGATGGGTGTGATGCATAAACGACGTCACGCAATCCTATGTGAGCTATCAAATACATAAAATGAGGACATTGATGTCAGAGCACTAATAATGCGCTAGGCCTTACCTAACTATGTAGTTTAAGCCCGAGCCTGTTTTGAAAAGTGATGACTAATCTCGAGTTCCGCCCATCACAACCACCGACTGACACGTGCACCCGGACGGCAGCAGCTGCTTCTCTAACTACTGCTAATGCTTTAAAATAGAGTTGGTGCATCATCATGATATAAAAAGGGGCAAAGGAAGAGGGGAGTGTGAAAGGGTTAGTTTCTGATGCAGTATCATTGACAATAGTACTTGGGTTTAAAACTCAGGAGATCAAATCATGTGTTATTGTAATTGACATGAGTCATTTTCAACATGTGAGGAAGAGAAGGAAACAGACTCATTTTTCACGTGCCATCTATCAAAACTAATGCAATGTTTGCATTTGTGAATGAAATTTGGCAACATTTCTCAAAAGCTGGAACAAAATAATAGAGACATACTGTCCATTGAGCAATGCAATTTTGTTGGACATAACTGCATATCAGGTGCAAAAAAAGTTATACAAgataaattatttatattttttcctcatggtacttttaaaaaagtaagcCCCATCAAGGAGGAATTGGAGCAGCATAGTGATGCTCTTctcggacaaaaaaaagttacttGAAACGTTGCAACCGCAAGTTGTCCTGATTCAActctctgttttttttcatgcaataaAGCAAGTCTCTTTGTAGATATGCTCATGTACTCagctaaataaaacaaaacctgGCCTTAAGAGGGGTTCCCCAAAACTAGAAAGTACAAGCAGAAAAGATTTCTTTTTGCACCTCAGCAATCTTTGTTTGCCTTTTCCACTTACACGGAcgggggtggccaagtccggtcctcgggCGCCCCTATCCGGtccgttttccatatctccctccatcagcacacctgaatcaaataatctggatcagtatcaagcttctggagagCCTGCTGATGAgctggtcatttgattcaggtgtggtagaggagggagatatggaaaacagactggataggggctctccaggactggacttggccacccctgcactagcaCTTCCACTTCCATCACTTCTAGCTTCAGTTGACACCTCTGGTACCCTCCATAATTCACCATAATTCTTATTTGGCAATCCAGCATCCCATTTCTcctctcattttcggaaccacgttatcctcactggggtcagAATGGGAGAGTATGCAAACTTAATACAGGAGGGCCCAAGTACAGTATTCTTGTCATTTGGCAACAACCGAACCCATTGACTATGGGGCTAACAAAATTAACACTAAACCCCTGGAAAGTCGCAGAACCACCTGCTgaatagttgttgttgttttttttaaaactattgttgAATTACTGAGAGAGCAATGGAGGATATAAATAGAATAGTTGTCGTGTTGTTTACTGCGACAAGGCTGTCTTTTCACTTTTGATAGCTCACTCAACACAAAGCAaacttcattaaaaagcaagagAAAGTGTTGACAAACAATCCATTTCACGACAGAATTAGAAGTGTTGACAGGTAAGTCAGGAAGTCCTTCCACGCACCCAAACAAAGCACATTTACCAAAGAAAATTGCAATCTACATACATACCATGAGTCTGCTTTTCAGACAGTATCTCCTATTTAAATTGCTGTATGCACGGCCCAAATCCTTTCCTTTCTGTCTGTGTTACCTGAGATCGTCTCTACGGCACTTTTAATCCAGCACTTTCATGCACAGATCACCACGTCGGAAAACACACCCAACCGAGCAGAATTTGTTTCTCCGCCCTTTAGGAAGTGCACCACAAGCTGGCATGACTCAGATCCCTCCCCTCACCGCGAAGCCAGCCGAGCAGGCTCAGTCAGATTGGACAGCGTGGCTAGTGTCGGACCGCCTACTTGCCTGAGTgtgaagataaataaa contains the following coding sequences:
- the cast gene encoding calpastatin isoform X12, which produces MSQPKQATPRPAAQVSTGTASQFEVQVEVPRTVETIGAKEGPAVDPFDALASILPPVDPVTPREPIFTGPEVKEHDATSKEAPKCGEREETLPPGYRFENMAGLPADVKPKDVPKPLSTEEALDSLSAGFMTSTVPTAPKLQVRHEKDHATASSAAPCCIAPPLKKTDTPAPKPCVAVCPPADKKAKMEVDNFTLSAGISATPFKKATHVAPPTAVKELQVAKDSFSDLSLNAAVDTKSKTDKGGVMSPGALSALGDMLAAPEPTPEPKLNPKDIVSEDKHKEEDAVRVGERDDSIAPEYRFNKEELKKLPAPKPQPTLNTSEALDILSEDMLSFSAAPTQKADVSAFVPTVSVSSTPLNSSLGGSLPLDALSALSDTLPEDKPKPASPKLRPEDIVSEKKHKEKDAVRVGERDDSIAPEYRFNEEELKKLPAPKPQPTMNTNEALDLLSGDFMNFSDAPAQPAEVLLTSTKSAGVHAPLPPPTIKKPQVSDCPPVLAPQGILKTDESDYMSLDALGALGDTLAAPEPLPEPPKLRPEDIVSEDKHKEKDAVLVGEREDSIPQEYRFNLEELKNLPAPKPEPKMNTTDALDILSGDFLTSSAAPVVSSSAAPVVSSSAAPVVSSSAAPAPSYADFSLDALAGDFVSSSAAPTVKSAASTFTETSSQLSSGANSALDALSESLITEITPAPQPAPISTKDLVKEKKVVEERLIKMGERDDSLPPEYRPTEEDLKKMAEAKAQADATPKASMDEKAALDLLSSDFLTSGLSSATATTELTPPVLDSQTLKPLPRPVVEKLADTLLPDDPTFKAKTSTAKSKKKSKSKKHHASEPLAESQLSGQPSSDVVPTSTRQGKKS
- the cast gene encoding calpastatin isoform X10: MPHKRRNHGHHKDPKSTMESQPKQATPRPAAQVSTGTASQFEVQVEVPRTVETIGAKEGPAVDPFDALASILPPVDPVTPREPIFTGPEVKEHDATSKEAPKCGEREETLPPGYRFENMAGLPADVKPKDVPKPLSTEEALDSLSAGFMTSTVPTAPKLQVRHEKDHATASSAAPCCIAPPLKKTDTPAPKPCVAVCPPADKKAKMEVDNFTLSAGISATPFKKATHVAPPTAVKELQVAKDSFSDLSLNAAVDTKSKTDKGGVMSPGALSALGDMLAAPEPTPEPKLNPKDIVSEDKHKEEDAVRVGERDDSIAPEYRFNKEELKKLPAPKPQPTLNTSEALDILSEDMLSFSAAPTQKADVSAFVPTVSVSSTPLNSSLGGSLPLDALSALSDTLPEDKPKPASPKLRPEDIVSEKKHKEKDAVRVGERDDSIAPEYRFNEEELKKLPAPKPQPTMNTNEALDLLSGDFMNFSDAPAQPAEVLLTSTKSAGVHAPLPPPTIKKPQVSDCPPVLAPQGILKTDESDYMSLDALGALGDTLAAPEPLPEPPKLRPEDIVSEDKHKEKDAVLVGEREDSIPQEYRFNLEELKNLPAPKPEPKMNTTDALDILSGDFLTSSAAPVVSSSAAPVVSSSAAPVVSSSAAPAPSYADFSLDALAGDFVSSSAAPTVKSAASTFTETSSQLSSGANSALDALSESLITEITPAPQPAPISTKDLVKEKKVVEERLIKMGERDDSLPPEYRPTEEDLKKMAEAKAQADATPKASMDEKAALDLLSSDFLTSGLSSATATTELTPPVLDSQTLKPLPRPVVEKLADTLLPDDPTFKAKTSTAKSKKKSKSKKHHASEPLAESQLSGQPSSDVVPTSTRQGKKS
- the cast gene encoding calpastatin isoform X11; translation: MAYAAFYNYVSQPKQATPRPAAQVSTGTASQFEVQVEVPRTVETIGAKEGPAVDPFDALASILPPVDPVTPREPIFTGPEVKEHDATSKEAPKCGEREETLPPGYRFENMAGLPADVKPKDVPKPLSTEEALDSLSAGFMTSTVPTAPKLQVRHEKDHATASSAAPCCIAPPLKKTDTPAPKPCVAVCPPADKKAKMEVDNFTLSAGISATPFKKATHVAPPTAVKELQVAKDSFSDLSLNAAVDTKSKTDKGGVMSPGALSALGDMLAAPEPTPEPKLNPKDIVSEDKHKEEDAVRVGERDDSIAPEYRFNKEELKKLPAPKPQPTLNTSEALDILSEDMLSFSAAPTQKADVSAFVPTVSVSSTPLNSSLGGSLPLDALSALSDTLPEDKPKPASPKLRPEDIVSEKKHKEKDAVRVGERDDSIAPEYRFNEEELKKLPAPKPQPTMNTNEALDLLSGDFMNFSDAPAQPAEVLLTSTKSAGVHAPLPPPTIKKPQVSDCPPVLAPQGILKTDESDYMSLDALGALGDTLAAPEPLPEPPKLRPEDIVSEDKHKEKDAVLVGEREDSIPQEYRFNLEELKNLPAPKPEPKMNTTDALDILSGDFLTSSAAPVVSSSAAPVVSSSAAPVVSSSAAPAPSYADFSLDALAGDFVSSSAAPTVKSAASTFTETSSQLSSGANSALDALSESLITEITPAPQPAPISTKDLVKEKKVVEERLIKMGERDDSLPPEYRPTEEDLKKMAEAKAQADATPKASMDEKAALDLLSSDFLTSGLSSATATTELTPPVLDSQTLKPLPRPVVEKLADTLLPDDPTFKAKTSTAKSKKKSKSKKHHASEPLAESQLSGQPSSDVVPTSTRQGKKS
- the cast gene encoding calpastatin isoform X3, translated to MPHKRRNHGHHKDPKSTMESQPKQATPRPAAQVSTGTASQFEKASSGSTMASKPGGVTTLKGGISGSTSIGTAGQGVPNVKPQTGPVSTIKSSFAASGTAVTTASAANAAMSTSKGSPKNTAKVQVEVPRTVETIGAKEGPAVDPFDALASILPPVDPVTPREPIFTGPEVKEHDATSKEAPKCGEREETLPPGYRFENMAGLPADVKPKDVPKPLSTEEALDSLSAGFMTSTVPTAPKLQVRHEKDHATASSAAPCCIAPPLKKTDTPAPKPCVAVCPPADKKAKMEVDNFTLSAGISATPFKKATHVAPPTAVKELQVAKDSFSDLSLNAAVDTKSKTDKGGVMSPGALSALGDMLAAPEPTPEPKLNPKDIVSEDKHKEEDAVRVGERDDSIAPEYRFNKEELKKLPAPKPQPTLNTSEALDILSEDMLSFSAAPTQKADVSAFVPTVSVSSTPLNSSLGGSLPLDALSALSDTLPEDKPKPASPKLRPEDIVSEKKHKEKDAVRVGERDDSIAPEYRFNEEELKKLPAPKPQPTMNTNEALDLLSGDFMNFSDAPAQPAEVLLTSTKSAGVHAPLPPPTIKKPQVSDCPPVLAPQGILKTDESDYMSLDALGALGDTLAAPEPLPEPPKLRPEDIVSEDKHKEKDAVLVGEREDSIPQEYRFNLEELKNLPAPKPEPKMNTTDALDILSGDFLTSSAAPVVSSSAAPVVSSSAAPVVSSSAAPAPSYADFSLDALAGDFVSSSAAPTVKSAASTFTETSSQLSSGANSALDALSESLITEITPAPQPAPISTKDLVKEKKVVEERLIKMGERDDSLPPEYRPTEEDLKKMAEAKAQADATPKASMDEKAALDLLSSDFLTSGLSSATATTELTPPVLDSQTLKPLPRPVVEKLADTLLPDDPTFKAKTSTAKSKKKSKSKKHHASEPLAESQLSGQPSSDVVPTSTRQGKKS